The sequence TCTCTTCTGACTCGGATCCAGAAATCTGATTCATATAGCTGGCAGACTTATgaatgacctgtgtgtgtgtgtgtgtgtgtcagggtggAATGTATGTCTTCCAGCTGTTTGATTACTACGCTGCCAGTGGGATGTGTTTGCTGTTCGTTGCTATTTTTGAGACGGTGTGCATCGCTTGGATATACGGTGAGGATATACTATTAAAATTAGATTACATGCATgataaaatatgcaaatgcaaatatcttttttttgtaatttccttGCTTTTCTTTGCTGTTTCTCAGGTGCTAATCGGTTCTATGACAACATCGAGGACATGATTGGTTACCGTCCCGGGCCGTATATTAAATACTGCTGGCTCTTTTTCACCCCAGCCACGTGTTTTGTGAGTCATTTAACTtctttactttatttacttttagaAATTTATACGTTTTTTTGTAACCTGTAAATAAcattcccaaacacacacactctgtctcacacacactcacacacacacacacacacacacacactctctctctctcacacacacactcggtctcacacaaacacacacacacacactctgtctcacacacacacactctgtctcacacacacacacacacactctctcacacacacacactctctcacacacacacactctgtctcacacacacacactctgtctcacacacacacacacacactctgtctcacacacacacactctgtctcacacacacacacacacacactctgtctcacacacacacacactctctcacacacacacacacactctgtctcacacaaacacacacacaaacactctgtctcacatacacacacacactcactcactctctctctcaaacacacacacacactctgtctcacacacacacactctgtctcacacacacacacacacactctgtctcacacacacacactctgtctcacacacacacacacacactctgtctcacacacacacacactctctcacacacacacacacactctgtctcacacaaacacacacacaaacactctgtctcacatacacacacacactcactcactctctctctcaaacacacacacacactctgtctcacacacacacacacacacacactctgtctctctcacacacacacacacacacacactctgtctcacacacacacacacataaatgaatattcaaTAAGTATCGAATGCCAAAATtacaatgcaaattcattatGAATCACTCAAATAATTGAGGTTGTTTTAAGGCTGATTTAAACACTGATTTTTCTTTAATCTGCATCAGTTCCTGTGCTTCACGCTGACCTCTGCGGTTTAGTTTGGATCAGCTGCTCTAACATGTCTTCCTCCTCTGCTGGTGGTGACAGGGCACGTTTGCGTTCTCGCTGATCAAGTACACTCCTCTGAAGTATAATAACGAGTATGTGTACCCGTGGTGGGGGTACGCTCTGGGCTGGCTGCTGGCGCTCTCCTCCATGCTCTGCATCCCGCTCTGGCTCCTTTCTAAACTGAGCACAGCCAAAGGGTCACTGAGAGAGGTGAGTGACATTCTGCCTGGATCACGtgtgtctcttctgctcatcaagcctgcatctATGTGTCACAGCAAAAGCAGGAAAACTGTCAAATAATTTAgccatttaaaatatctgttttctgtgtgaatctctgttgaactgtcatttatttctgtgatgtgcagctgtatttttacTGCTAGCATCattcctgcagtcttcagtgtcacatgatctttaaatagtaaaaatagaacattttactgcatttcaggtcaaataaatgcaggcttggagAACAAAagtgacttatttaaaaaaaacatgttgactggtcttgtgtatttatatatctaataatattttataatattattattattagcagtagtattaatttatttaataagtattcattgatttcagtttcagttcCACCGAACCATGCAGATTGTTGCATGTAATTCAACATAATATAGTTTAAAGTTAACTGAAACAATCAAACCATCTTATACaggttgtgttttttgttgttgttgttgttttcagaaaacataTCTTAACTTTTAGCCGGCTGATCAAATGATgaatcaaatattaaaatctcTTTTAGATATTATACTATATCTAGTATCATTATTCACATCAGAAAAgagcattgcattgcatttttgggATATAGTGAGCAGTGGTTGTATACTACTGTACATATTTTGACATGCATTGAGAAAAATCATGTTATGCACACTTTGAAAGCTATTCCAAAGCTCTCTGCTTTCTCTGCTCAGCGTTTCCAGAAGCTCATCACTCCCTCGCAGGACCTGCCCAAAACCAGACGAGAGCAGGAGAAGCTTCAGGCCATCTTCACAGCCGACGGCGACGCTCTGCGCTCCACCAAAGATGGGTACATCCCTGTCAGCGAGAAGGAGTCGCACTGCTAGACGTGTGCCTCTGAACCTTCCTGTGATACCTCACACAGAACTGACAGCCAAAAACAttaccacagacagacagaagggcTACTTCTCATTTACAAAAAACAGTGGTTAGTTCATCACACACTCTCAGaagaaaaggtacaaaagctctGTCACTGGAACAGGTGcacttttttacctttttttcggAGCGTGCACATCTAGAGATTTCAGTTAAAGCCGTTTCTCAAAAGGAGATGTTTCTCCACTTAAGCAGCCTGTTGTGTTCCTATCGAAGGTTTTTATAAAGGGCTTGTTATCGTTCACCTTGTTTTATACAGCACTTGAttcgtgaaaaaaaaacatcatttattcCGTCTGTTGACAGTGTTTTCTGATTCATGGAGAAATCAAAACAGATACATCCAAAATCTCATCggtaaaaactaaatgaaaggAGAACTGTAAACCTGGCTTCATCCAATCTTCTGGAAATGCATGCAGATTTGATCATATAATACCTCATTTGTATGACTAAACATAACACTTCAGAAAAACATGTTTGCAGTCCTTAATAAACTAAGTATGGtgatctattacttttttttgttagttGGTTTGTTGGTGTTTTTACCTTATTCACCTGTcttgcattaaattaaacattaataatgctCAGTATTGTGTGCTATGTTGTGCTTTTAGGATATAATAAACTGCACCCAAAGCATTCTGGGTCTTTTCCCGTCAACCCCTTCTGAAACAGAAACTGGAGGATCTGTTTCAGTTCAAACGATCAATGCATCTGCTTTCTAAGGAagcaatattgtgttttttttagagtCCATGTGGATGTTGATGGTAAACACAGCAATGTCTGTGGGGTTTTATACAAGAACCATCTTGCATGAGTTATTATTAATCCTTATGAAGGTTTTAGACGATACAGAACGGATGCATGCATGAATATGGTACTGTTTTGAGGTTTCAGTGTTACACAGGTTCAGTCATCGTTTTTGTGCACTTCTTTGAGAATGTTTTAGGATATaaatcatttgtgatttttgtatttttattgtgaaaCTGTTTGAGCAGTGTGCATCTGTCATGTCGAATCTGCTGTGTGATAAAGCTATGGAATTTTAACTTCTGCACAAATCAATCAGAATGCATTTTAAGGACAAATCGGATGCATTTCTTCTTCCTTGTTTTCACTGGTGCATGCTGTCTTGATGTATATGAAGTCTTGTGGAAGCAGTCTTTGTGTTTATAAGCTGTACACATCAGTTGCATTGGGTTTCACAACCTTGTAGATGTGTAACATTTGAGCCAGATATACCTTATTACTCATGTACATTACATCAATAAAAAGAAACCGCTATGAGGACTATTCAATACAGCATGTGTAATTACAGACAATTGAATTGCAACTTTAATTTAAATGGTCTTATTAATTTTATGCTAGTGTAAAATTTTGTGGTTTCTTTAATGCACAGAaaggataaaagtatctgctaaatgaattaatcttaatgcaaatatacacacacacacacacacacacacatatatatatatatatatatatatatatatatatatgatgagcacatccatattaataaaaacactcaAATTGAAACTCATTTACAGTATGCAtttgcatgaacacacacaaaagctcTCTAAAGGAgcaaaaacatactgtatatatgggTTAAAAGGACAAAACATTGACAATAAATAAGgtgattactttattttaataatgcattaaattaattgctAAATACTTTGCATTAATTTCATATTAGTGTAAGATTTCTTGCATTAAAACCTTGGGAATACTTGACAATATCTATATTTGTAGCCGTCTCATGCAAGTCATTTTGAAttaaaagtaaagaaataaaTCTAACTGTAAAGGCATTTATCTGGTGAGAATATTGCAAATTAGATGCATGCTTGCAAGCACTCCTGTGCATATtacttttttaacctttttttaatctgaaaataGACTTCTCTTAAGGAGCAAAAaggttaaatatgataaaatctaaataaaataataatgtgaaaaatggcattttctacattttataAGTTTTAATGATAGCTTTACGTTAAATTTTTCTGAAAGTTTCGATCGTCGTCTTGaggtaaacttaatttaaaatgtacttttttattgtACGGActtcaaaaatacaatataatatcacgtgttatttatttatttatttatttagagcctGTCTCCGTTCATTGGTCACTTTTCCCGCCTGCAGCGCAGCTGAGCGCCTCACGGGGGCGCCAGACATAGACATATAAACACCtggacgcctcattggccgctttcTTTTGCTGTCTATGGTCTATTGCTCGACCgaacgtcaacgtcgccgccatattggagcgggcaacgcTCATAACTatcacatcaggacagaagaaaacataagACAACAGTTAAGTCAAAAGTTAGGAAGGATGGGAGTTGATACAATTTCAATAAAAGGATTACTAGGAAATCGGACAAGACAATCAAGaattcatgaattattatttaaatatctaaataaaacaggaaagtaaatagaatttaattttttttcttccaaagcCAAGTAcactccacactccagatcagTAGGTGGCGGAAA is a genomic window of Carassius auratus strain Wakin unplaced genomic scaffold, ASM336829v1 scaf_tig00048100, whole genome shotgun sequence containing:
- the LOC113089003 gene encoding sodium- and chloride-dependent GABA transporter 2-like, which produces NNNCYRDSLALCFLNSGTSFVAGFAIFSILGFMSYEQNVPISEVAESGPGLAFIAYPRAVSMMPVSPLWACFFFIMIVLLGLDSQFVCVESLVTATVDMYPTFFRRKNRRELLILVVAVVSFLVGLIMLTEGGMYVFQLFDYYAASGMCLLFVAIFETVCIAWIYGANRFYDNIEDMIGYRPGPYIKYCWLFFTPATCFGTFAFSLIKYTPLKYNNEYVYPWWGYALGWLLALSSMLCIPLWLLSKLSTAKGSLRERFQKLITPSQDLPKTRREQEKLQAIFTADGDALRSTKDGYIPVSEKESHC